Proteins found in one Geomonas subterranea genomic segment:
- the htpX gene encoding zinc metalloprotease HtpX: MQRLKTTLLLALLTVLMVSMGQALGGRSGMMMAFVLALGMNFFSYWFSDKIVLSMYGAQEIGPQDHPTFYNMVRNLSARAGLPMPKVYIIPSDSPNAFATGRNPEHAAVAATEGILRILSMEELEGVMAHELAHVQNRDILIGTIAATFAGAISMIANILQWGAMFGAGRGEDEEGGGIGGLVGSLAMAIIAPIAAMLIQMAVSRSREYLADATGADICGRPLALASALRKLHMASHSLPMQEARPATAHMFIVNPLTGGGLMELFSTHPPMEERIARLEQMAVRR; the protein is encoded by the coding sequence ATGCAAAGACTGAAAACGACATTACTGTTAGCTCTTCTCACCGTGCTCATGGTGAGCATGGGGCAGGCTCTCGGCGGCAGGTCCGGCATGATGATGGCCTTCGTGCTCGCTCTCGGCATGAACTTCTTCTCCTACTGGTTCTCCGACAAGATCGTGCTGAGCATGTACGGAGCCCAGGAAATCGGCCCGCAGGACCACCCCACGTTCTACAACATGGTGCGCAACCTGTCTGCCCGCGCCGGCCTGCCCATGCCCAAGGTCTACATCATCCCCTCCGACAGCCCCAACGCCTTCGCCACCGGACGCAACCCTGAGCACGCCGCGGTTGCCGCTACGGAAGGGATACTGCGCATCCTCTCAATGGAGGAGCTGGAAGGGGTGATGGCGCATGAACTGGCCCACGTTCAAAACCGCGACATTCTCATCGGGACCATCGCGGCCACCTTCGCCGGGGCCATCTCCATGATCGCCAACATTCTCCAGTGGGGCGCCATGTTCGGCGCAGGCCGCGGTGAAGACGAGGAGGGGGGCGGCATCGGCGGCCTGGTCGGCTCGCTGGCCATGGCCATCATCGCACCCATTGCGGCCATGCTGATCCAGATGGCGGTGTCGCGTTCACGTGAGTACCTGGCGGATGCCACCGGCGCCGACATCTGTGGCCGGCCTTTGGCGCTCGCCTCGGCGCTCAGGAAGCTGCACATGGCTTCGCATTCGCTGCCGATGCAGGAGGCGCGGCCCGCCACGGCGCACATGTTCATCGTGAACCCGCTGACCGGCGGGGGGCTGATGGAGCTCTTCTCCACCCATCCCCCGATGGAAGAGCGCATCGCACGGCTGGAGCAGATGGCGGTACGCAGGTAA
- a CDS encoding TerC family protein: MDWLTDPQVWMALVTLSALEIVLGIDNIIFISIQASKLPAAQQERARLTGLGLAMFIRVALLFSLAWLMGLTTPLFTLFGNEISGRDLILISGGLFLLWKSTMEIHEKLEGEEVVHASKVGATFGAVIVQILLLDIVFSLDSIITAIGMASQLFIMVAAVVIAVGFMMLFSGKISAFVERHPTIKMLALSFLLLIGVSLIGEGFGMHIPKGYIYFAMAFSVMVEMLNLRMKRGKPVKLHEPHLDTETRGE; encoded by the coding sequence ATGGACTGGCTTACCGACCCGCAGGTCTGGATGGCGCTGGTTACACTGAGCGCGCTTGAGATCGTGCTCGGCATCGACAACATCATCTTCATCTCCATCCAGGCGAGCAAGCTCCCCGCGGCCCAGCAGGAGAGGGCGAGATTGACCGGCCTGGGCCTCGCGATGTTCATCCGCGTCGCGCTTCTCTTCTCGCTTGCCTGGCTCATGGGGCTCACCACGCCGTTGTTCACCCTTTTCGGCAACGAAATCTCCGGCCGTGACCTCATCCTCATCTCGGGCGGTCTCTTCCTGCTCTGGAAGAGCACCATGGAGATCCACGAAAAGCTGGAAGGGGAGGAGGTGGTGCACGCATCAAAGGTCGGCGCCACCTTCGGGGCGGTGATCGTGCAGATCCTGCTCCTGGATATCGTCTTCTCGCTCGACTCCATCATCACCGCGATCGGCATGGCCAGCCAGCTCTTCATCATGGTCGCTGCCGTGGTCATCGCCGTCGGATTCATGATGCTCTTCTCCGGCAAGATCAGCGCTTTCGTGGAACGGCATCCCACCATCAAGATGCTGGCCCTGAGTTTTCTGCTGCTGATCGGCGTTTCCCTCATCGGAGAGGGTTTCGGGATGCACATTCCCAAGGGGTACATCTACTTCGCCATGGCTTTCTCCGTGATGGTGGAGATGCTCAACCTGAGGATGAAGCGCGGCAAACCGGTCAAACTGCATGAACCGCATCTGGACACTGAGACGAGGGGCGAATAA
- a CDS encoding TolC family protein, giving the protein MATNALRGARLAVAVALYLLTAVPVFAEPQPLSLQQAVAAALNNNPELVSLRKEAGVLDAAAVRAGVLPNPTLELEGATGALTGSSDDSNLSLGISQEFLLGDKRLKRHAVAERDLAAYRWQVADRERAVKEQVQAAYCDVLLAQERVGLARHSIELNKQLLQVAVDRLAAGDIPELEMYLVRVELVRSEGNLVELQRALLDSRAKLFALVALPPAASPVLGDTLNGNDVRVNGAGDLKQVAMQNRPDLKALHAAMQRSDAEVGLAEAEGIPNLTAGIAVSRDTSSMEIGGAEGRETAYTIGVKISMPIPVFDRNQAGQQEARAKRSSAEIRLQGAAASVEREVDSAHASLANAEKVLSLFRSDILRQLDENLKLTQEAYRLGEVGILAVIEEQKKYFEVSDSYLAALHARQISLNRLESAVAADIYGGVQ; this is encoded by the coding sequence TTGGCAACAAACGCCTTGAGGGGCGCGCGCCTAGCCGTGGCAGTCGCCTTGTATCTTTTGACAGCCGTCCCCGTATTTGCAGAACCTCAGCCACTTTCGCTGCAGCAGGCAGTGGCGGCGGCGCTCAACAACAACCCGGAGCTCGTCTCTTTACGCAAAGAAGCCGGTGTCCTGGACGCCGCGGCTGTGCGTGCCGGGGTGCTCCCCAACCCCACGCTGGAACTGGAAGGGGCCACCGGCGCGCTTACCGGCAGCAGCGACGACAGCAACCTCTCCCTTGGCATCTCGCAGGAGTTCCTGCTGGGGGACAAGCGCCTCAAGCGCCACGCCGTAGCGGAGCGTGACCTTGCTGCATACCGGTGGCAGGTGGCGGACCGCGAGCGCGCTGTCAAGGAGCAGGTGCAGGCGGCTTACTGCGATGTGCTGCTCGCCCAGGAGCGGGTCGGCCTGGCCCGCCATTCCATCGAGCTCAACAAGCAACTGCTCCAGGTGGCGGTGGATCGTTTGGCGGCGGGAGACATCCCCGAACTGGAGATGTACCTGGTCCGGGTCGAACTGGTCCGCAGCGAGGGGAACCTGGTCGAGTTGCAGCGTGCTCTACTGGACAGCAGGGCGAAACTGTTCGCGCTCGTGGCCCTCCCGCCGGCAGCGTCCCCGGTTTTGGGCGACACCTTGAACGGCAACGACGTTCGGGTCAACGGGGCGGGAGACCTGAAGCAGGTCGCCATGCAGAACCGTCCCGACCTCAAGGCGCTGCATGCGGCGATGCAGAGAAGTGACGCGGAGGTGGGACTCGCCGAGGCGGAAGGGATCCCCAACCTTACCGCAGGGATCGCAGTGAGCCGCGACACCTCGTCCATGGAGATCGGTGGGGCCGAGGGGCGGGAAACCGCTTACACCATCGGGGTGAAAATCTCGATGCCGATCCCGGTCTTCGACCGGAACCAGGCCGGGCAGCAGGAGGCGCGGGCCAAACGTTCCAGCGCCGAAATCAGGCTGCAGGGTGCGGCCGCGAGCGTGGAACGCGAGGTGGATAGCGCCCACGCGAGCCTCGCCAATGCCGAAAAAGTGCTCTCTCTGTTTCGTTCCGACATACTGCGCCAGCTCGATGAAAACCTGAAGCTGACCCAGGAAGCCTACCGGCTCGGCGAGGTCGGCATCCTGGCGGTGATCGAGGAGCAGAAGAAATACTTCGAGGTGAGCGACAGCTACCTCGCCGCCCTGCACGCCAGGCAGATATCCCTCAACAGACTCGAATCGGCAGTAGCCGCTGACATTTACGGAGGTGTGCAGTGA
- a CDS encoding efflux RND transporter periplasmic adaptor subunit has product MNRKGIIIGLVLTIALGGGVAYRLINTPGSGGHAEHGEHAEAGHAEEKGGHAEEKGGHIGGREEEGHDEHGEKLVKMAVEVQKQNGVAVAPVKKSQMPGVISATGKVEANADRIAHVSPRISGKIVAVRASLGDSVGGGQVLATLDSVELGEAMSRYHQSKTRLALAQSNMERVKVLVDKKIAARKEILQAETDYKTAQTELHTDQERLSLYGVSAGDLKGDRKPLLPVRAPIGGVITEKHAIVGELSDPAKSLYTIADLSSVWVLVDIHEKDLAKVRRGQTATVAVSAFPETKFRGRVTYLADVVDQATRTIKARVEVANPGRKLKPEMFATVELATAAGASQVLAIPEEAVVELEGKKLIFVAEGDAAFEPRKVELGRASGGMVEVLSGLKEGERLAVKGGFVLKSELQKGEISGHDH; this is encoded by the coding sequence GTGAACAGGAAGGGAATCATCATCGGGCTGGTCCTCACCATCGCGCTCGGGGGCGGCGTCGCCTACCGGCTTATCAACACTCCGGGAAGTGGCGGGCACGCCGAGCATGGCGAGCACGCCGAGGCGGGTCACGCGGAGGAAAAGGGTGGTCACGCGGAGGAAAAGGGTGGCCACATCGGGGGAAGGGAAGAAGAGGGGCACGACGAGCATGGCGAGAAGCTCGTCAAGATGGCCGTGGAGGTGCAAAAACAAAACGGCGTGGCGGTGGCCCCGGTCAAGAAGTCGCAGATGCCCGGCGTCATCAGCGCGACCGGCAAGGTCGAGGCCAATGCCGACAGGATCGCGCACGTCTCTCCGCGCATCTCCGGAAAGATAGTGGCGGTAAGGGCATCGCTTGGTGACAGCGTGGGGGGAGGGCAGGTGCTGGCGACCCTGGACAGCGTCGAGCTGGGCGAGGCCATGAGCCGGTACCACCAGTCGAAGACCAGGCTCGCCCTGGCCCAGTCCAACATGGAGCGGGTGAAGGTGCTGGTGGACAAGAAGATTGCGGCCAGAAAGGAGATCCTCCAGGCGGAGACCGACTACAAGACGGCGCAGACCGAACTGCACACCGACCAGGAACGTCTTTCCCTGTACGGCGTCTCCGCCGGGGATTTGAAGGGGGACAGGAAGCCCCTCTTGCCGGTACGCGCGCCTATCGGCGGCGTCATTACCGAGAAACATGCCATAGTCGGCGAACTCTCCGACCCTGCCAAGAGCCTCTACACCATCGCGGACCTCTCCTCGGTCTGGGTGCTCGTCGACATCCACGAGAAGGATCTGGCCAAGGTGCGCCGCGGACAGACCGCGACCGTCGCCGTCAGCGCCTTTCCCGAGACGAAGTTCCGCGGCCGCGTTACCTACCTGGCGGACGTCGTCGACCAGGCGACCCGCACCATCAAGGCGAGGGTCGAGGTTGCCAATCCGGGGCGCAAGCTGAAGCCGGAGATGTTCGCGACCGTGGAACTCGCAACGGCAGCCGGCGCGTCCCAGGTTCTGGCCATCCCCGAAGAAGCCGTCGTGGAGCTGGAGGGGAAAAAGCTCATCTTCGTCGCGGAAGGCGATGCTGCCTTCGAGCCGCGCAAGGTGGAACTGGGGCGTGCCTCCGGCGGCATGGTCGAAGTCCTCTCCGGTCTCAAGGAAGGCGAGCGGCTGGCCGTGAAGGGGGGCTTCGTTCTTAAGTCGGAGCTGCAAAAGGGCGAAATCTCGGGGCACGACCACTAA
- a CDS encoding efflux RND transporter permease subunit, with protein sequence MLEKTVAYMLRQKGMVIFLALVIVVFGFYSYQKLPIDAFPDVTNIQVEVVSHADGLSAVEIERNVTYPIEMAMRGLPDIEQLRSVTKFGLSIVTVVFKDNVDIYFARQLVFERLAEAREKVPKGVEVAMGPIGTAMGEIYQYTLEGKAPQEPEAKRAYLTNLRTVQEWVVTPQLKSVPGVNEINSFGGYFKQYQVVVSPDKLLKYGVTVADVYDAVGSNNSNVGGNVLERGSDQYIVRGVGLIQSTGDIENIVLKSQGGTPVYLRDVAQVRVGEAVRMGAAIKDASGEAVGGIVMMLRGENSRDVVARVAAKVKEINESTMLPDGVKLVPYYDRSDIVKGSVGTVNKALVEGAILVLLVLYLLLNSIRGSIVVLLALPLSLLATFIVMKLTGITANLMSLGGLAISIGMIIDTTIIQVENVQRHLSEAGEREPKLKTVLKAVMEVRKPSIFGELIIALTFIPILTLEGIEGKMFGPLAITVAIALLASLLLSIFIIPVLCSIILKPQPEKDSRIMAWAKEQYLPLLEYALNRRKVVLGIAAGLLVCSLFLVSRLGTEFMPIMDEGSFDMDIAMLPGVSLAKALEVNQQATAKLKKFEELDVVVGRIGQTGVALDTRGPDKTGYVGVFKPKDQWKRNITKEELTNEMRESLETIPGISFGFSQPIQCRIDELVAGTRAQLIVKLFGDDLDVLRDKSAQIAKVLSTVRGGTDLNTEKVSGQPYLTVTIDRARIARYGLNISDVQQVIEIAVAGKAASSFYEPSRSFDITVRLPEEKRNSLEAIQNLLISTKSGMNIPLEQLAEVKMVEGPVQISRQDGVRRIGIEMNVSGRDIGSFVAEAKQKIKDQVKLPSGYYLTWGGQFENQQRAMSRLMIIGPVAVALILLLLYVTFRSIRLAFLVLSNLPFALIGGIFSLFLSGQYLSVPASVGFIVLFGVAVLNGLVLVSRIAQLREEGLALGDAVRQGAVDRLRPVLMTASIAIFSLMPMLFAGGTGSEIQKPLATVVVGGLITSTLLTLLIIPAFYDWFEKKKAETEV encoded by the coding sequence ATGCTTGAAAAAACAGTGGCATACATGCTGAGGCAGAAGGGGATGGTCATCTTCCTGGCGCTGGTGATCGTCGTCTTCGGCTTCTATTCCTATCAAAAACTCCCCATCGACGCTTTTCCTGATGTCACCAACATCCAGGTCGAGGTGGTGAGCCACGCGGACGGGCTCTCGGCGGTCGAGATCGAGAGGAACGTCACCTATCCCATCGAGATGGCGATGCGCGGCCTTCCCGATATCGAGCAGCTGCGCTCCGTGACCAAATTCGGTCTGTCCATCGTCACCGTGGTCTTCAAGGACAACGTCGACATCTATTTCGCGCGGCAACTCGTCTTCGAGCGGCTGGCCGAGGCGCGGGAAAAGGTCCCCAAGGGAGTCGAGGTGGCCATGGGCCCCATCGGCACCGCCATGGGGGAGATCTACCAGTACACGCTGGAAGGAAAGGCGCCGCAGGAACCGGAGGCGAAGCGTGCCTACCTGACCAACCTGCGCACCGTCCAGGAATGGGTCGTCACCCCGCAGTTGAAGAGCGTCCCAGGCGTCAACGAGATCAACTCCTTCGGTGGATATTTCAAGCAGTACCAGGTGGTGGTATCCCCGGACAAGCTGCTCAAGTACGGCGTCACGGTGGCGGACGTCTATGACGCCGTCGGCAGCAACAACAGCAACGTCGGCGGCAACGTGCTCGAGCGCGGCAGCGACCAGTACATCGTGCGCGGCGTCGGTCTCATCCAGAGCACCGGCGACATCGAGAACATCGTCCTCAAGTCGCAGGGGGGAACGCCGGTCTACCTGCGCGACGTGGCCCAGGTTCGTGTCGGTGAGGCGGTACGCATGGGCGCCGCCATCAAGGATGCCTCGGGCGAGGCGGTGGGGGGCATCGTGATGATGCTCCGCGGCGAGAACAGCCGCGACGTGGTCGCCCGGGTAGCGGCCAAGGTTAAGGAGATCAACGAGAGCACCATGCTCCCCGACGGCGTGAAGCTCGTGCCGTACTACGACCGCAGCGACATCGTCAAGGGGAGCGTCGGCACGGTTAACAAGGCGCTCGTCGAGGGGGCGATCCTGGTCCTCCTGGTCCTCTACCTGCTCCTCAACAGCATCCGCGGCAGCATCGTCGTGCTCCTGGCGCTACCGCTGTCGCTTCTGGCCACCTTTATCGTCATGAAGCTGACCGGCATAACGGCGAACCTCATGTCCCTGGGCGGCCTGGCCATCTCCATCGGCATGATCATCGACACCACCATCATCCAGGTGGAGAACGTGCAGCGCCACCTGAGCGAGGCGGGGGAGCGGGAACCGAAACTGAAGACCGTGCTGAAGGCCGTGATGGAGGTGCGCAAGCCCAGCATCTTCGGCGAGTTGATCATCGCGCTCACCTTCATCCCTATCCTGACCCTGGAGGGGATCGAGGGGAAGATGTTCGGCCCCCTGGCCATCACCGTCGCGATTGCGCTTCTGGCGTCCCTGCTTCTTTCCATCTTCATCATCCCGGTCCTCTGCAGCATCATTCTCAAGCCGCAGCCCGAAAAGGATAGCCGGATCATGGCCTGGGCAAAAGAGCAGTACCTGCCGCTTTTGGAGTACGCGCTGAACCGCAGGAAGGTGGTGCTCGGGATCGCCGCGGGGCTCCTGGTCTGCTCGCTGTTCCTGGTCTCGAGGCTCGGGACCGAGTTCATGCCCATCATGGACGAGGGGTCCTTCGACATGGATATCGCCATGCTCCCCGGGGTCTCGCTGGCGAAGGCCCTCGAGGTGAACCAGCAGGCGACGGCGAAACTGAAGAAGTTCGAAGAGCTGGACGTCGTGGTGGGGCGGATCGGGCAGACCGGGGTCGCCCTCGACACCCGCGGCCCCGACAAGACCGGGTATGTCGGCGTGTTCAAGCCCAAGGACCAGTGGAAGCGCAACATCACCAAGGAGGAGCTGACCAACGAGATGAGGGAGTCGCTGGAGACCATCCCCGGCATCAGCTTCGGCTTCAGCCAGCCGATCCAGTGCCGCATCGACGAGCTGGTCGCGGGGACCCGGGCGCAGCTTATCGTGAAGCTCTTCGGTGACGACCTGGACGTGCTGCGCGACAAATCGGCCCAGATCGCCAAGGTGCTCTCCACAGTGAGAGGGGGGACTGACCTCAACACCGAGAAGGTGTCCGGGCAGCCCTATCTCACGGTGACCATCGACCGGGCCAGGATCGCCCGCTACGGTTTGAACATCAGCGACGTGCAGCAGGTAATCGAGATTGCCGTTGCGGGCAAGGCGGCTTCTTCCTTCTACGAGCCGAGCCGCAGCTTCGACATTACGGTCCGGTTGCCGGAGGAAAAGAGGAACTCGCTGGAGGCGATCCAGAACCTCCTCATCTCCACCAAGTCCGGCATGAACATCCCGCTGGAGCAGCTCGCCGAGGTGAAGATGGTGGAGGGACCGGTGCAGATAAGCCGCCAGGACGGGGTGAGAAGGATCGGCATCGAAATGAACGTGAGCGGCAGGGACATCGGCAGCTTCGTCGCCGAGGCGAAACAGAAGATCAAGGACCAGGTCAAGCTCCCCTCCGGCTACTACCTCACCTGGGGCGGGCAGTTCGAGAACCAGCAGCGCGCCATGAGCAGGTTGATGATCATCGGTCCGGTGGCGGTGGCGCTGATACTGCTGCTGCTCTATGTCACCTTCCGTTCCATCAGGCTGGCTTTTCTGGTGCTTTCGAACCTTCCCTTCGCGCTGATCGGCGGGATCTTCTCGCTGTTCCTGTCCGGGCAGTACCTGTCCGTCCCGGCCTCGGTCGGCTTCATCGTTCTCTTCGGCGTGGCGGTCCTGAACGGGCTGGTACTGGTATCGAGGATCGCGCAGTTGCGCGAGGAGGGGCTTGCGCTCGGGGATGCGGTGCGCCAGGGGGCTGTGGACCGGTTGCGGCCGGTGCTGATGACCGCGTCCATCGCCATCTTCAGCCTCATGCCCATGCTGTTTGCCGGCGGAACGGGTTCGGAAATTCAAAAACCTCTCGCTACGGTCGTGGTGGGAGGATTGATCACGTCGACGCTCCTCACCCTGTTGATCATCCCGGCGTTCTATGACTGGTTCGAGAAGAAGAAAGCCGAGACGGAAGTATAG
- a CDS encoding branched-chain amino acid ABC transporter permease, protein MFLQQLVNGVALGSVYALIALGYTMVYGIITLINFAHGEIFMVGAFIGLLLVSYFKVNVFVAIIGAMIFCMIMGVLIELIAYRALRKSSRLSALISAIGVSIFLSSLALMVFGADAKGFPDGAFPVRQIHVGSADISTLQILIIGVSAVLMMALEFIVQKTKIGKAMRATSEDYSTSALMGINVNRVISFTFALGSALAAAGGVLVGVLFNAVSFNMGLMAGLKAFAAAVLGGIGSIPGAMLGGLLLGVSEVFGVAIGYSSYRDAIAFTILVLVLLVKPTGLLGQKITKKV, encoded by the coding sequence ATGTTCTTACAACAGCTAGTAAACGGCGTGGCCCTGGGGAGCGTCTACGCGCTCATCGCCCTCGGCTACACCATGGTGTACGGGATCATCACCCTGATCAACTTCGCCCACGGCGAAATCTTCATGGTCGGGGCCTTCATCGGACTGCTGCTAGTCTCCTACTTCAAGGTCAACGTGTTCGTTGCCATCATCGGTGCCATGATCTTCTGCATGATCATGGGTGTTCTCATCGAACTGATCGCGTACCGCGCGCTGAGGAAGTCGTCCCGCCTTTCCGCACTGATCTCCGCGATCGGCGTTTCCATCTTCCTCTCCTCGCTGGCGCTGATGGTATTCGGTGCTGACGCCAAGGGCTTCCCGGACGGTGCCTTCCCGGTGCGGCAGATCCATGTCGGGAGCGCCGACATTTCTACCCTGCAGATCCTCATCATCGGCGTTTCCGCGGTCCTCATGATGGCCCTCGAGTTCATCGTCCAGAAGACCAAGATAGGGAAGGCGATGCGCGCCACCTCCGAGGATTACAGCACCTCGGCCCTCATGGGCATCAACGTGAACCGCGTCATCTCCTTCACCTTCGCCCTCGGCTCCGCGCTCGCGGCGGCCGGCGGGGTGCTGGTCGGCGTCCTCTTTAACGCGGTATCCTTCAACATGGGCCTCATGGCCGGCCTGAAGGCCTTCGCCGCCGCGGTCTTGGGCGGGATCGGCTCCATCCCGGGTGCGATGTTGGGCGGCCTGCTCCTCGGCGTCTCCGAGGTCTTCGGCGTCGCCATCGGCTACTCATCCTACCGTGACGCCATCGCCTTCACCATCCTGGTGCTGGTGCTCCTCGTCAAGCCGACCGGCCTGCTCGGCCAAAAAATTACAAAGAAGGTATAG